In a genomic window of Streptomyces pristinaespiralis:
- a CDS encoding LpqB family beta-propeller domain-containing protein — protein MGADPRRNGQAGIRRASALLGCSGVLLAGCASMPDSGDVHAVKASQRADSQVRVYAVPPRKDATPDEIVTGFLEAMTSDDTNFDTARSYLTPEASEKWQPEESTTVLASAPDPGVPVPGRRDNPGMSYPLLGRHIATVDAQHAYQPVTPSEYRRTIHLSQKAGPDGKQWRIDSLPAGLLLGASDFERNYRSVNKYYFASGRDVVVADPVYIRQRQDPVTRMDPVTQAVKALLEGPTSWLKPVVESRFPTGTEMKLKDGATSLSFDDRNGLKVPLDDKASNVGRTQCMKMAAQIMFTIKDLSAARLEQVELLRSNGSQLCVMSAGQAEGYAPDHSSGRPDNQYFVDSKRRLALLAAGATEAGEPQNVAGPFGDGRLALDAVGVARDEHKAAVVAGDFSRLYVASIVSDSRLPDPVITSAGKGPDNGLTAPSWDGRGDLWVADRDPDGPALKRLPNGSDAPEEVRIVPGLDGARIQAVRVSADGARIALLLTEGGSTTLKIGRVERHGDSDDPVVTVTELRPAAPQMETVTAVSWAGPSRLVVVGKEAGGVQQVRYIQTDGSTVPKGILPGLNQVKSVAASDDESQPLVAYSQEDGIVRLPAGANWQTLVKEGTAPVYPG, from the coding sequence GTGGGCGCTGATCCCCGTCGTAACGGGCAGGCGGGCATTCGGCGGGCATCGGCGCTGCTCGGCTGCAGTGGTGTGCTGCTGGCCGGGTGCGCCTCGATGCCGGACAGCGGTGACGTCCATGCCGTCAAGGCGTCGCAGCGGGCCGACTCGCAGGTGCGGGTGTACGCGGTGCCGCCGAGGAAGGACGCGACCCCGGACGAGATCGTCACAGGCTTCCTCGAGGCGATGACCAGTGACGACACCAACTTCGACACGGCGCGTTCGTACCTGACTCCGGAGGCGTCGGAGAAGTGGCAGCCGGAGGAGAGCACGACGGTGCTGGCGTCGGCTCCCGACCCGGGCGTGCCGGTGCCCGGCCGCCGGGACAACCCCGGGATGAGTTATCCGCTGCTCGGACGGCACATCGCCACCGTCGACGCGCAGCACGCCTATCAGCCCGTCACGCCGAGCGAGTACCGCCGGACCATCCATCTGTCGCAGAAGGCCGGCCCCGACGGCAAGCAGTGGCGCATCGACAGCCTGCCCGCAGGGCTGCTGCTGGGCGCGTCCGACTTCGAGCGCAACTACCGCTCGGTCAACAAGTACTACTTCGCCTCCGGACGCGATGTCGTGGTCGCCGACCCGGTCTACATCAGGCAGCGGCAGGATCCGGTGACCCGGATGGACCCGGTGACGCAGGCGGTCAAGGCACTGCTGGAAGGGCCGACGAGCTGGCTGAAGCCGGTCGTCGAGTCGCGGTTCCCGACCGGTACGGAGATGAAGCTCAAGGACGGCGCCACGTCGCTGTCGTTCGACGACCGCAACGGCCTGAAGGTGCCGCTGGACGACAAGGCGTCCAATGTGGGGCGCACGCAGTGCATGAAGATGGCCGCGCAGATCATGTTCACCATCAAGGATCTGTCGGCGGCGAGGCTCGAACAGGTCGAGCTGCTGCGCTCGAACGGATCGCAGCTGTGCGTGATGAGCGCAGGCCAGGCCGAGGGCTACGCGCCGGACCACTCCTCCGGCCGCCCGGACAACCAGTACTTCGTCGACAGCAAGCGCCGTCTGGCCCTGCTGGCGGCCGGAGCCACGGAGGCAGGCGAACCGCAGAACGTGGCCGGCCCCTTCGGCGACGGCCGCCTCGCGCTGGACGCGGTCGGTGTGGCGAGGGACGAGCACAAGGCCGCCGTCGTCGCCGGCGACTTCAGCCGGCTGTACGTGGCGTCGATCGTCTCCGACAGCCGACTGCCCGACCCGGTGATCACCAGCGCCGGCAAGGGACCCGACAACGGCCTGACCGCGCCCAGCTGGGACGGGCGTGGGGATCTGTGGGTGGCCGACCGGGATCCGGACGGGCCGGCGCTGAAGCGCCTCCCGAACGGCTCGGACGCCCCTGAGGAGGTCAGGATCGTTCCGGGCCTGGACGGGGCGCGTATCCAGGCGGTGAGGGTGTCCGCGGACGGTGCGCGGATCGCGCTGCTGCTGACCGAGGGCGGCAGCACGACCCTGAAGATCGGGCGTGTGGAGCGGCACGGCGACAGTGACGATCCGGTGGTGACCGTCACCGAACTGCGGCCCGCCGCTCCGCAGATGGAGACCGTCACGGCCGTGTCGTGGGCGGGGCCGAGCCGGCTTGTCGTGGTCGGCAAGGAGGCCGGCGGTGTTCAGCAGGTGCGCTACATCCAGACGGACGGCTCGACCGTCCCCAAGGGGATCCTGCCCGGTCTCAACCAGGTGAAGTCGGTCGCCGCGTCGGACGACGAGAGTCAGCCGCTCGTGGCCTACTCGCAGGAGGACGGCATCGTGCGCCTGCCCGCCGGAGCCAACTGGCAGACGCTGGTCAAGGAAGGCACCGCGCCGGTCTACCCGGGGTAG
- a CDS encoding Rv3235 family protein, translated as MDRTRPAGRHDQRRPAAHAAAALTRARGRMHKPHYWFADRLLAVLSGRRPVHWMLGHTIGEAYEQLVRLAPETPLLPADRATPVVRHCGEFHPGPGVIEAFARIGSGDRVSAMAFRLEQGRDLRWRCAAIEVAVDR; from the coding sequence ATGGACAGGACCAGGCCCGCAGGCCGTCACGACCAGCGCAGGCCCGCCGCCCACGCGGCGGCGGCACTGACCCGGGCACGCGGCAGGATGCACAAACCGCACTACTGGTTCGCCGACCGCCTGCTCGCGGTACTGAGCGGCCGGCGCCCGGTGCACTGGATGCTCGGGCACACGATCGGCGAGGCCTACGAACAGTTGGTCCGGCTCGCGCCGGAGACGCCGTTGCTTCCGGCGGACCGGGCCACACCGGTCGTCCGCCACTGCGGCGAGTTCCACCCGGGACCGGGCGTGATCGAGGCCTTCGCCCGCATCGGCTCGGGCGACCGGGTCAGCGCGATGGCGTTCCGCCTGGAACAGGGCCGGGACCTGCGCTGGCGCTGCGCGGCGATCGAGGTCGCCGTGGACCGGTGA
- a CDS encoding response regulator, which yields MADTFGPVHGSTGHPGGSHADGERHGEGEGGAGKEPIRVLVVDDHALFRRGLEIVLAHEEGIEVVGEAGDGAEAVDKAADLLPDIVLMDVRMPKRGGIEACTSIKEVAPSAKIIMLTISDEEADLYDAIKAGATGYLLKEISTDEVATAIRAVADGQSQISPSMASKLLTEFKSMIQRTDERRLVPAPRLTDRELEVLKLVATGMNNRDIAKELFISENTVKNHVRNILEKLQLHSRMEAVVYAMREKILEIR from the coding sequence ATGGCGGACACTTTCGGTCCGGTGCACGGCAGTACGGGCCACCCCGGTGGATCGCACGCGGACGGTGAACGGCACGGCGAGGGCGAGGGTGGCGCGGGCAAGGAGCCCATCCGGGTCCTGGTCGTCGACGACCATGCGCTGTTCCGGCGGGGACTGGAGATCGTCCTCGCGCACGAGGAGGGCATCGAGGTCGTCGGCGAGGCGGGCGACGGCGCGGAGGCCGTGGACAAGGCTGCGGACCTGCTGCCGGACATCGTGCTGATGGATGTACGGATGCCGAAGCGCGGCGGCATCGAGGCGTGCACCTCCATCAAGGAGGTGGCCCCCAGCGCGAAGATCATCATGCTGACGATCAGTGACGAGGAGGCCGATCTCTACGACGCGATCAAAGCGGGAGCCACCGGCTATCTCCTCAAAGAGATCTCCACGGACGAGGTCGCGACCGCCATCCGCGCGGTGGCGGACGGTCAGTCGCAGATCAGCCCCTCCATGGCGTCGAAGCTGCTCACCGAGTTCAAGTCGATGATCCAGCGCACCGACGAGCGCAGGCTGGTGCCGGCGCCCCGGCTCACCGACCGGGAGCTGGAGGTACTCAAGCTCGTGGCGACGGGCATGAACAACCGGGACATCGCCAAGGAGTTGTTCATCTCGGAGAACACCGTCAAGAACCATGTGCGCAACATCCTGGAGAAACTGCAGCTGCACTCCCGGATGGAGGCCGTGGTCTACGCGATGCGGGAGAAGATCCTCGAGATCCGGTAG
- a CDS encoding GNAT family N-acetyltransferase — protein MEPITLTTERLLLRTFTPEDTKSVHQACQDPDIQRWTTVPSPYEWQHAAEFTEQTVPDGWRNSTMCTFAVLPREGGPLMGSVAVTMRTFSGTWEIGFWTGKEHRGRGVMAESVTAVSHWAFMRLGATRLEWRAEVGNTASRAVAQKAGFRMEGELRAALLNKDTLRDVWVGGLLPSDLGLASNHAYLPARSS, from the coding sequence ATGGAGCCGATCACCCTCACCACCGAACGCCTGCTGCTGCGGACCTTCACCCCCGAGGACACGAAGTCCGTCCACCAGGCCTGTCAGGACCCCGACATCCAGCGGTGGACGACGGTTCCCTCCCCCTACGAATGGCAGCACGCCGCCGAGTTCACCGAGCAGACGGTCCCGGACGGCTGGCGCAACAGCACGATGTGCACCTTCGCCGTGCTGCCGCGGGAGGGCGGCCCGCTGATGGGCTCGGTCGCCGTGACCATGCGCACCTTCTCCGGCACGTGGGAGATCGGCTTCTGGACGGGCAAGGAGCACCGGGGCCGGGGCGTGATGGCGGAGAGCGTCACCGCCGTCTCCCACTGGGCCTTCATGAGACTGGGCGCCACCCGCCTGGAATGGCGCGCCGAGGTGGGGAACACCGCCTCCCGCGCGGTCGCCCAGAAGGCCGGCTTCCGCATGGAGGGGGAGCTGCGCGCGGCGCTCCTCAACAAGGACACCTTGCGCGACGTGTGGGTCGGTGGACTGCTTCCCTCCGACCTCGGACTGGCGAGCAATCATGCCTATCTGCCGGCACGCTCCTCCTGA
- a CDS encoding winged helix-turn-helix domain-containing protein, with protein sequence MTTPPPTLELSADEARRIALRAQGFLGAPDRRGGVRGVLRHLGAVQLDTISVLARSHELIPYARLGAVGRKAVEDAYWTGGHSFEYWSHAACILPVEEWPHFAFRRRAYRARPQWYHDLPDGAYDAVIKQLRTEGPLTATGLGGANNGGEWWDWSASKVAVERALMYGEVVCTERRSWKRVYDLAERAIPDSLLHDDLDDTECLRRLVRLAGESLGVGTRTDIADYHRIKGEQFDAVVADSGLVPVTVQGWAKPAWADPAALASPPRGRHRTTLLSPFDSLIWERPRTERIFGFTHRLEAYVPKQKRVHGYFAMPLLAGGKLLGRVDPAREGSTLVARQVSLDTPKAVAPMAQALREAAEWVGCDSVRVERVDRPELTADLVKALD encoded by the coding sequence ATGACGACGCCGCCGCCCACCCTCGAACTGTCCGCCGACGAGGCCCGCCGCATCGCCCTGCGCGCCCAGGGATTCCTGGGTGCTCCCGACAGGCGGGGCGGGGTCCGGGGCGTCCTGCGTCATCTCGGCGCCGTGCAGCTGGACACGATCTCGGTGCTGGCCCGCTCGCACGAGCTGATCCCGTACGCGAGGCTCGGCGCCGTCGGCCGCAAGGCGGTCGAGGATGCCTACTGGACGGGCGGGCACAGCTTCGAGTACTGGTCGCACGCGGCGTGCATCCTGCCCGTCGAGGAGTGGCCCCACTTCGCCTTCCGGCGGCGCGCCTACCGTGCCCGCCCGCAGTGGTACCACGATCTCCCGGACGGCGCGTACGACGCCGTGATCAAGCAGCTGCGTACGGAGGGCCCGCTGACCGCGACCGGTCTGGGCGGCGCGAACAACGGCGGCGAGTGGTGGGACTGGTCCGCCTCGAAGGTCGCCGTCGAACGGGCCCTGATGTACGGCGAGGTCGTCTGCACCGAGCGGCGCAGCTGGAAGCGGGTGTACGACCTCGCGGAGCGGGCGATCCCCGACTCCCTGCTGCACGACGACCTGGACGACACCGAGTGCCTGCGCCGTCTCGTCCGGCTGGCGGGCGAGTCGCTGGGCGTCGGCACGCGCACGGACATCGCGGACTACCACCGCATCAAGGGCGAGCAGTTCGACGCCGTGGTGGCGGACTCGGGGCTGGTGCCGGTCACCGTCCAGGGCTGGGCCAAGCCCGCCTGGGCGGATCCCGCGGCGCTCGCCTCCCCACCGCGCGGCCGGCACCGCACGACCCTGCTCTCGCCGTTCGACTCGCTCATCTGGGAGCGCCCGCGGACCGAGCGCATCTTCGGCTTCACCCACCGGCTGGAGGCCTACGTCCCCAAGCAGAAGCGGGTGCACGGCTATTTCGCGATGCCGCTGCTCGCGGGCGGGAAGCTGCTGGGCCGCGTCGACCCGGCACGTGAGGGCAGCACCCTGGTGGCGCGCCAGGTCTCGCTGGACACCCCGAAGGCCGTGGCCCCGATGGCGCAGGCGCTGCGGGAGGCTGCCGAGTGGGTGGGCTGCGACTCCGTCCGCGTCGAGCGGGTCGACCGCCCCGAGCTCACGGCGGACCTGGTGAAGGCCCTGGACTGA
- a CDS encoding ComF family protein — MRAWWREISGLVIPAVCGGCGTPRTQLCEVCGQALLGRTARRARPVPEPAGLPVVHAAAAYTDSVRAVILAHKERGALGLARPLGAALAEAVRAAAGYAHGPDGPVLLVPVPSAPSAVRARGHDAARRIALAAAAELRRRGRTAGVLPVLRQRRRMADQAGLTARERLANVAGALEVRSGGARLLAGATAVIVDDLMTTGATLVEAARAVSAATGVDPLTAVLPRAAVVAVPPLSLGPNRN; from the coding sequence ATGCGGGCGTGGTGGCGCGAAATCTCCGGTCTGGTGATCCCTGCGGTCTGCGGCGGCTGCGGCACGCCCCGTACGCAGCTGTGCGAGGTGTGCGGGCAGGCGCTCCTCGGGCGGACGGCACGTCGGGCCAGACCCGTGCCGGAGCCCGCGGGCCTTCCCGTGGTGCACGCCGCTGCGGCCTACACCGACTCGGTCCGGGCCGTGATCCTGGCGCACAAGGAGCGGGGCGCGCTCGGGCTGGCCCGTCCGCTCGGGGCGGCACTGGCCGAGGCCGTGCGGGCGGCGGCCGGGTACGCGCACGGCCCGGACGGCCCTGTGCTGCTGGTGCCCGTGCCCTCCGCGCCGAGTGCCGTCCGGGCGCGCGGTCATGACGCGGCACGGCGGATCGCCCTTGCGGCGGCGGCCGAGTTGCGTCGCAGGGGCCGGACAGCAGGAGTGCTGCCCGTACTGCGCCAGCGGCGCCGGATGGCCGACCAGGCGGGCCTCACGGCCCGCGAGAGGCTCGCGAACGTGGCGGGGGCCCTGGAGGTCCGGTCCGGTGGCGCGCGGCTCTTGGCGGGCGCCACGGCGGTGATCGTGGACGATCTCATGACCACGGGGGCGACGCTCGTCGAGGCGGCGCGAGCAGTGAGTGCCGCGACCGGGGTGGATCCACTGACCGCGGTGCTGCCGCGGGCGGCGGTCGTCGCCGTTCCACCGCTGTCCCTCGGTCCAAACCGGAACTGA
- a CDS encoding HAD family hydrolase, with product MGKQGTQAHLVWDWNGTLLDDIGAVIAATNAAFAELGLEQITLERYRELYCVPVPRFYERLMGRLPTNDEWLVMDAAFHKHYWTRAETCGLAAGAAELLVRRQSAGLTQSLLSLAPHEHLVPIVRRHGIEERFVRVDGRIGASTAGKAEHMVRHLAQLAGVRAEHVVVIGDAADDAVAAAHVGAKAVLYTGGSHSRASLERVGVPVVDSLEEAVEVAEELVAG from the coding sequence ATGGGCAAGCAGGGGACGCAGGCGCATCTGGTCTGGGACTGGAACGGCACACTGCTCGACGACATCGGCGCGGTCATCGCGGCCACGAACGCCGCCTTCGCGGAGCTGGGGCTCGAGCAGATCACGCTCGAGCGGTACCGGGAGCTGTACTGCGTGCCCGTCCCCCGCTTCTACGAGCGGCTCATGGGACGGCTACCGACGAACGACGAATGGCTCGTGATGGACGCGGCCTTCCACAAGCACTACTGGACCCGCGCGGAGACATGCGGGCTCGCCGCGGGCGCCGCCGAGCTGCTCGTCCGCCGTCAGAGTGCCGGTCTGACGCAGTCGCTGCTGTCCCTCGCCCCGCACGAACATCTGGTGCCGATCGTGCGCCGGCACGGCATCGAGGAGCGCTTCGTGCGCGTCGACGGCCGGATCGGCGCGTCGACCGCCGGCAAGGCCGAGCACATGGTGCGGCACCTGGCGCAGCTCGCCGGCGTGCGCGCCGAGCACGTCGTCGTCATCGGTGACGCCGCGGACGACGCCGTCGCGGCGGCCCACGTCGGCGCGAAGGCCGTGCTGTACACCGGCGGATCGCACAGCCGCGCCAGTCTGGAGCGGGTCGGGGTGCCGGTGGTCGACTCGCTCGAGGAGGCGGTCGAGGTGGCGGAGGAGCTCGTGGCCGGCTGA
- the hpf gene encoding ribosome hibernation-promoting factor, HPF/YfiA family yields MDIVVKGRKTEVPERFRKHVAEKLKLEKIQKLDGKVISLDVEVSKEHNPRQADRSDRVEITLRSRGPVIRAEAAAADPYAALDLATGKLEARLRKQHEKRYNRRGAGRLSAAEVVDVVPGVAELSATNGKPLAQETAESVPTTKIGSIEVQGEGPLVVREKLHTAAPMTLDQALYEMELVGHDFYLFVDSETKQPSVVYRRHAYDYGVIHLETDPLAGSEAGGAGGALGG; encoded by the coding sequence GTGGACATCGTCGTCAAGGGCCGCAAGACAGAGGTGCCCGAGCGGTTCCGCAAGCACGTGGCCGAGAAGCTGAAGCTGGAGAAGATCCAGAAGCTCGACGGCAAGGTGATCAGCCTGGACGTCGAGGTGTCCAAGGAGCACAACCCGCGGCAGGCCGACCGTTCCGACCGCGTGGAGATCACACTCCGCTCGCGGGGCCCGGTGATCCGGGCCGAGGCCGCGGCCGCCGACCCGTACGCAGCGCTGGACCTCGCGACCGGCAAGCTGGAGGCACGCCTTCGCAAGCAGCACGAGAAGCGTTACAACCGGCGTGGCGCCGGCCGCCTGTCCGCGGCAGAGGTGGTCGATGTCGTCCCCGGTGTCGCAGAGTTGAGCGCCACCAACGGCAAGCCCCTCGCCCAGGAGACGGCCGAATCCGTTCCCACCACCAAGATCGGCTCGATCGAGGTGCAGGGCGAAGGACCGCTGGTGGTCCGCGAGAAGCTGCACACAGCAGCACCGATGACGCTCGACCAGGCGCTCTACGAAATGGAGCTGGTCGGGCACGACTTCTATCTCTTCGTCGACTCCGAGACGAAGCAGCCCAGTGTCGTCTACCGGCGACACGCCTACGACTACGGCGTCATTCACCTGGAGACGGACCCCCTGGCCGGGTCCGAGGCCGGTGGCGCCGGAGGCGCACTCGGCGGCTGA
- the secA gene encoding preprotein translocase subunit SecA, whose protein sequence is MSVFNKLMRAGEGKILRKLHRIADQVNSIEEDFVNLSDAELRALTDEYKQRYADGESLDDLLPEAFATVREAAKRVLGQRHYDVQLMGGAALHLGYVAEMKTGEGKTLVGTLPTYLNALSGKGVHLITVNDYLAERDSEMMGRVHKFLGLEVGCILANMSPAQRREQYNCDITYGTNNEFGFDYLRDNMAWSKDELVQRGHNFAVVDEVDSILVDEARTPLIISGPADQATKWYGDFAKLVTRLTRGEAGNQLKGIEETGDYEVDEKKRTVAIHESGVAKVEDWLGIDNLYESVNTPLVGYLNNAIKAKELFKKDKDYVVIDGEVMIVDEHTGRILAGRRYNEGMHQAIEAKEGVDIKDENQTLATITLQNFFRLYDKLSGMTGTAMTEAAEFHQIYKLGVVPIPTNRPMVRKDQSDLIYRTEVAKFAAVVDDIAEKHEKGQPILVGTTSVEKSEYLSQQLSKRGIQHEVLNAKQHDREATIVAQAGRKGAVTVATNMAGRGTDIKLGGNPDDLAEAELRQAGLDPVEHVEEWAAALPAALERAEAAVKAEHDEVKELGGLYVLGTERHESRRIDNQLRGRSGRQGDPGESRFYLSLGDDLMRLFKAQMVERVMSMANVPDDVPIENKMVTRAIASAQSQVEQQNFETRKNVLKYDEVLNRQREVIYGERRRVLEGEDLHEQVRHFMDDTIDAYIQAETVEGFAEEWDLDRLWGAFKQLYPVKITVEELEEAAGDRAGITAEFIADSIKEDIHQQYDEREKQLGSDIMRELERRVVLSVLDRKWREHLYEMDYLQEGIGLRAMAQKDPLVEYQREGFDMFTAMMEGIKEESVGYLFNLEVQVEQQVEEVPVQDAAAKTSLAKEDAVPAGAGRPEIRAKGLEAPQRPDRLHFSAPTVDGEGGVVEGDFENGDGSSRSESDGMTRAERRKAQKTAGRRRKK, encoded by the coding sequence GTGTCCGTCTTCAACAAGCTCATGCGTGCAGGCGAAGGCAAGATCCTGCGCAAACTGCACCGCATCGCGGACCAGGTCAACTCCATCGAAGAGGACTTCGTCAACCTCTCCGACGCCGAGTTGCGGGCGCTCACGGACGAGTACAAGCAGCGTTACGCAGACGGTGAGAGCCTGGACGACCTGCTTCCCGAGGCCTTCGCCACCGTGCGTGAGGCCGCCAAGCGGGTGCTCGGCCAGCGCCACTACGACGTCCAGCTCATGGGCGGCGCCGCCCTGCACCTCGGCTATGTCGCAGAGATGAAGACCGGTGAGGGCAAGACCCTCGTCGGCACGCTCCCCACCTATCTGAACGCGCTGTCCGGCAAGGGCGTCCACCTGATCACGGTGAACGACTACCTCGCCGAGCGTGACTCCGAGATGATGGGCCGGGTCCACAAGTTCCTGGGCCTCGAAGTCGGCTGCATCCTCGCCAACATGTCGCCGGCCCAGCGCCGTGAGCAGTACAACTGCGACATCACCTACGGCACGAACAACGAGTTCGGTTTCGACTACCTGCGCGACAACATGGCGTGGTCCAAGGACGAGCTCGTCCAGCGCGGCCACAACTTCGCCGTGGTCGACGAGGTCGACTCGATCCTCGTCGACGAGGCCCGTACGCCGCTGATCATCTCCGGTCCCGCCGACCAGGCCACCAAGTGGTACGGCGACTTCGCCAAGCTGGTGACGCGCCTCACCAGGGGTGAGGCGGGCAACCAGCTCAAGGGCATCGAGGAGACCGGCGACTACGAGGTCGACGAGAAGAAGCGCACCGTCGCGATCCACGAGTCCGGTGTCGCCAAGGTCGAGGACTGGCTCGGCATCGACAACCTCTACGAGTCGGTGAACACGCCCCTCGTCGGCTACCTGAACAACGCCATCAAGGCCAAGGAACTGTTCAAGAAGGACAAGGACTACGTCGTCATCGACGGCGAAGTCATGATCGTCGACGAGCACACCGGCCGTATCCTCGCCGGCCGCCGCTACAACGAGGGCATGCACCAGGCGATCGAGGCGAAGGAAGGGGTGGACATCAAGGACGAGAACCAGACCCTCGCCACGATCACCCTCCAGAACTTCTTCCGCCTGTACGACAAGCTGTCCGGCATGACCGGTACGGCCATGACCGAGGCCGCCGAGTTCCACCAGATCTACAAGCTCGGTGTCGTGCCGATCCCGACGAACAGGCCGATGGTCCGCAAGGACCAGTCCGACCTGATCTACCGCACCGAGGTCGCGAAGTTCGCCGCCGTCGTCGACGACATCGCGGAGAAGCACGAGAAGGGCCAGCCGATCCTGGTCGGCACCACCTCGGTCGAGAAGTCCGAGTACCTCTCGCAGCAGCTGAGCAAGCGCGGCATCCAGCACGAGGTCCTCAACGCCAAGCAGCACGACCGTGAGGCGACGATCGTCGCCCAGGCCGGCCGCAAGGGCGCCGTGACCGTCGCCACGAACATGGCCGGCCGTGGTACCGACATCAAGCTCGGCGGCAACCCGGACGACCTGGCCGAGGCCGAGCTGCGCCAGGCCGGTCTCGACCCGGTCGAGCACGTCGAGGAGTGGGCCGCGGCCCTGCCCGCCGCGCTCGAGCGCGCTGAGGCGGCCGTGAAGGCCGAGCACGACGAGGTCAAGGAGCTCGGCGGCCTGTACGTGCTGGGCACCGAGCGCCACGAGTCCCGCCGTATCGACAACCAGCTGCGCGGTCGTTCCGGCCGTCAGGGCGACCCGGGCGAGTCCCGTTTCTACCTCTCGCTCGGCGACGACCTGATGCGCCTGTTCAAGGCACAGATGGTCGAGCGCGTGATGTCGATGGCGAACGTGCCCGACGACGTCCCGATCGAGAACAAGATGGTGACCCGCGCGATCGCCTCCGCGCAGTCCCAGGTCGAGCAGCAGAACTTCGAGACCCGTAAGAACGTCCTGAAGTACGACGAGGTGCTCAACCGGCAGCGCGAGGTCATCTACGGCGAGCGCCGCCGCGTCCTGGAGGGCGAGGACCTGCACGAGCAGGTGCGTCACTTCATGGACGACACCATCGACGCCTACATCCAGGCGGAGACGGTCGAGGGCTTCGCCGAGGAGTGGGACCTGGACCGCCTGTGGGGCGCGTTCAAGCAGCTCTACCCGGTGAAGATCACCGTCGAGGAGCTGGAGGAGGCGGCCGGCGACCGTGCCGGCATCACCGCCGAGTTCATCGCCGACTCGATCAAGGAAGACATCCACCAGCAGTACGACGAGCGTGAGAAGCAGCTCGGCTCGGACATCATGCGTGAGCTCGAGCGGCGCGTGGTGCTGTCGGTCCTGGACCGCAAGTGGCGCGAGCACCTCTACGAGATGGACTACCTCCAGGAGGGCATCGGCCTGCGCGCGATGGCGCAGAAGGACCCCCTGGTCGAGTACCAGCGCGAGGGCTTCGACATGTTCACCGCCATGATGGAGGGCATCAAGGAGGAGTCCGTCGGCTACCTGTTCAACCTGGAGGTCCAGGTCGAGCAGCAGGTCGAGGAGGTCCCGGTGCAGGACGCGGCGGCGAAGACCTCGCTGGCCAAGGAGGACGCGGTTCCGGCCGGCGCCGGCCGTCCCGAGATCCGCGCGAAGGGTCTCGAGGCCCCGCAGCGTCCCGACCGGCTGCACTTCTCCGCCCCGACGGTGGACGGCGAGGGCGGCGTGGTCGAGGGCGACTTCGAGAACGGCGACGGCTCGTCCCGGTCGGAGTCGGACGGGATGACGCGCGCGGAGCGCCGCAAGGCCCAGAAGACGGCGGGCCGTCGTCGCAAGAAGTGA
- a CDS encoding DUF6912 family protein, with product MRVYVPLTLPGLAAAHKAGELGPGPLTAYAVTPGLREWYVSDDIEELEYAALSRAAAASLRMMAGAPDAARRRVVVAVDVPDQAAVADPDQVLDVGALGEVRIAAAVPMSKAAAVHVDADDAVDDVSAAVAALGAADHGDDDAQFTVDGAEDHELLWFGVQEIPNIVG from the coding sequence ATGCGCGTGTACGTCCCCCTGACCCTCCCCGGTCTCGCAGCGGCGCACAAGGCGGGCGAACTGGGCCCCGGTCCGCTGACCGCCTACGCCGTCACGCCCGGACTGCGCGAGTGGTACGTCTCCGACGACATCGAGGAACTGGAGTACGCGGCGCTCAGCCGCGCCGCCGCCGCGTCCCTGCGGATGATGGCCGGCGCCCCGGACGCGGCCCGGCGTCGGGTGGTCGTGGCCGTCGACGTGCCGGACCAGGCCGCCGTCGCCGATCCCGACCAGGTCCTCGATGTTGGTGCGCTCGGCGAGGTGCGGATCGCCGCGGCCGTGCCGATGTCCAAGGCGGCAGCCGTCCATGTGGACGCCGACGACGCGGTGGACGACGTCTCGGCCGCGGTCGCGGCGCTCGGCGCGGCCGACCACGGTGACGACGACGCGCAGTTCACCGTCGACGGGGCGGAGGACCACGAGCTGCTCTGGTTCGGCGTGCAGGAGATCCCCAACATCGTCGGCTGA